A single Chloracidobacterium sp. DNA region contains:
- the uvrC gene encoding excinuclease ABC subunit UvrC: MTIAEKLKDLPTASGIYIHKNAAGKIIYIGKAKNLRSRVRQYFQSSRNFDPKTRNLVKLIADFEFIVVDNEVEALVLESNLIKKHKPRFNVLLKDDKSYPHLKLTNEPFPKVVITRRIIRDGSHYYGPFLPAVLARKTLNLVNRAFQLRTCEIEIDGKLPRPCLEYHLKRCLGPCVKGLCSQKEYQEAAADVKTLLDGRNKDLAKSLEARMWLYSEESKFELAAKYRDLHRTVLALSEQQKMATTADMDVDIIGYYREQHRLALQLFTMREGRIVGRREFFWEDLVDDDTFDPSEFMGDVLAQYYSTDYVPLEIHVPHDFNDRELLERALTDRRGRRVKILDPKRGTKRSLVELVETNAKVAFEQRFRVLKPDSKLVLEELQELLEMPHFPERIESFDISNISGAENVAGIVVFENGKPAKGGYRRFIIKSVEGANDFASMNEAVFRRYRRMTDEQKPLPQLVFIDGGKGQLSAAAAAMRSLDLEQIMLVGLVKPPKRHNEISHLLVFGHEDRPIPFDRNSLAFRLILHIREETHKTAIEFHRKRREKRDFTSELSEIPFIGDKRKMKLLRNFGSIERIAKADVNELRPVVGVKAAIEIFRHFDEQRKLAKS; this comes from the coding sequence GTGACGATTGCCGAGAAATTAAAAGATCTGCCCACAGCCTCGGGTATCTATATCCATAAAAATGCCGCCGGCAAGATCATCTATATCGGCAAAGCCAAGAATTTGCGTAGCCGCGTCCGGCAATATTTCCAATCCAGCCGAAACTTCGATCCTAAAACTCGCAATCTGGTCAAACTCATCGCTGATTTTGAGTTTATCGTTGTCGATAACGAGGTCGAGGCACTTGTGCTTGAGTCCAATCTGATCAAAAAGCATAAGCCGCGATTCAACGTCCTGCTAAAGGACGACAAGTCATATCCGCATCTGAAACTAACAAATGAGCCTTTCCCGAAGGTCGTCATTACCAGGCGGATCATTCGCGATGGGTCGCACTATTACGGCCCGTTCCTGCCCGCTGTGTTGGCCCGCAAGACGCTCAATCTTGTCAATCGCGCGTTTCAACTCCGTACTTGCGAGATCGAGATCGACGGAAAGTTGCCGCGGCCGTGCCTCGAGTACCACCTCAAACGCTGTCTCGGGCCGTGTGTTAAAGGCCTTTGTTCGCAGAAGGAGTATCAGGAGGCGGCGGCGGACGTCAAGACTCTGCTCGATGGGCGAAACAAGGATCTGGCAAAGTCGCTCGAGGCTCGAATGTGGCTCTATTCCGAAGAAAGCAAATTTGAACTGGCGGCCAAATACCGCGATCTGCATCGGACGGTTCTCGCACTGAGCGAACAGCAAAAGATGGCGACGACCGCGGATATGGATGTCGACATCATCGGATATTATCGCGAGCAGCACCGACTCGCACTTCAGCTATTCACGATGCGCGAGGGCCGCATCGTCGGGCGCCGAGAGTTTTTTTGGGAGGACCTTGTCGATGACGATACTTTTGACCCGTCAGAGTTTATGGGTGATGTGCTCGCACAATATTATTCGACCGACTATGTGCCGCTTGAGATCCACGTGCCGCACGATTTTAATGACCGCGAGTTGCTCGAACGGGCTTTGACAGATAGGCGCGGACGGCGTGTGAAGATACTTGACCCGAAACGCGGCACCAAACGCAGTCTGGTCGAGCTTGTCGAAACGAATGCAAAGGTAGCATTTGAGCAGCGTTTCCGCGTTCTCAAGCCCGACTCAAAACTCGTGCTCGAAGAACTGCAGGAATTGCTGGAGATGCCTCACTTCCCGGAGAGGATCGAGTCGTTCGATATATCAAATATCTCGGGTGCCGAGAATGTCGCCGGTATTGTTGTGTTTGAAAACGGAAAGCCGGCTAAGGGCGGATATCGGCGATTTATCATCAAGTCCGTCGAAGGTGCAAATGATTTTGCCTCGATGAACGAAGCGGTCTTTCGCCGTTATCGACGAATGACCGACGAGCAGAAACCGCTGCCGCAACTGGTATTCATTGATGGCGGAAAAGGCCAGCTTTCGGCCGCGGCGGCAGCAATGCGATCTCTCGATCTCGAGCAGATAATGCTGGTCGGCCTCGTCAAACCGCCGAAACGCCATAACGAGATCTCGCACCTTCTGGTTTTCGGCCACGAGGATCGCCCGATACCGTTCGACCGCAATTCGCTGGCGTTTCGCCTGATTCTGCACATCCGCGAAGAGACACATAAAACGGCGATCGAATTTCACCGTAAACGTCGTGAAAAGCGGGATTTCACATCGGAGTTATCTGAGAT
- a CDS encoding threonylcarbamoyl-AMP synthase, whose translation MKTVTTTLPEEAAAFIKCGGIVAFGTETVYGLAANVFDEVAIAKIFEAKQRPADNPLIAHIYDLVQLNDLVTNVTESAQKFIDNFFPGPLTIVLKKQDRIPMNATAGLDTIGVRMPNLDSTRRFLRLCEVPVVAPSANISGRPSPTTWQAVLEDLDGRIDCILKGDPTQIGLESTVVDCTGKVPVVLRSGSVSIDDLRSVIPETIAVSGDTSDVPSSPGMKHKHYSPVARVIIVSDAADAISGHRNAYIGIDDVPDGFSIKMICRDVAEYAREIFEFLRECDRKGIRTVYCQSVSDAGIGTALMDRLRRASED comes from the coding sequence TTGAAGACAGTAACAACCACATTACCCGAAGAAGCCGCAGCATTCATCAAATGTGGCGGCATTGTGGCGTTTGGTACCGAGACCGTGTACGGACTTGCTGCAAATGTGTTCGATGAAGTCGCGATCGCCAAAATATTTGAAGCGAAACAACGCCCTGCCGATAATCCATTGATCGCACACATATACGATCTGGTGCAATTGAACGATCTGGTCACAAATGTAACGGAATCCGCTCAGAAGTTTATCGACAACTTCTTCCCGGGCCCTCTGACCATCGTGTTAAAAAAGCAGGATCGTATCCCGATGAACGCCACCGCTGGCCTTGATACGATCGGCGTCAGGATGCCGAATCTCGATTCCACCCGGCGATTTCTTCGCTTGTGCGAAGTTCCGGTCGTCGCCCCATCCGCGAACATTTCCGGACGCCCAAGCCCGACCACCTGGCAAGCAGTACTCGAAGATCTGGACGGCCGCATAGATTGTATTTTGAAAGGCGACCCGACTCAGATCGGACTCGAATCGACCGTCGTAGATTGCACCGGAAAGGTGCCCGTCGTTTTGCGAAGCGGTTCGGTCTCGATCGACGATCTTCGCAGTGTCATTCCGGAAACTATCGCCGTGAGTGGCGACACGTCGGATGTTCCGTCCAGTCCGGGAATGAAACATAAGCATTATTCGCCGGTCGCACGTGTGATCATTGTCTCGGACGCGGCCGACGCTATCTCCGGACATCGAAATGCATACATTGGAATCGATGACGTCCCCGACGGATTTTCGATAAAAATGATCTGTCGCGACGTTGCAGAGTATGCCCGAGAGATATTCGAGTTTTTACGAGAATGCGATCGGAAAGGGATCAGAACAGTCTATTGCCAGTCGGTTTCCGACGCTGGCATTGGGACAGCGTTGATGGATCGACTCCGCCGGGCTAGCGAAGATTGA
- a CDS encoding Gfo/Idh/MocA family oxidoreductase, with product MSTVQKLRVAAIGTGSLGRHHARNLAEIAAAGRVEMIGICDADAATASRVANDNGCSSFADWRSLIGKVDMVSIATPTETHCEIACAFLDAGVHTLVEKPIALTLAESDRMIAAAAASGAKLMVGQLERFNPAMVALRPKVDNPLYFEIHRVSPFPNRSLDVDVVLDVMIHDLDAVQWLVGADVAVSEIRAVGIPVISDKVDAANARIEFANGAVANITASRIGTEKIRKTRFYQTNSYVVLDYATKFASVTSLNPEAAHPLLGISIDRLKINDVEPLRAEIEAFFDSIERDELPPVTGEDGRRALALAVGVLEKIESHASMLKLK from the coding sequence ATGAGCACAGTTCAAAAGTTACGTGTTGCCGCGATCGGCACCGGAAGTCTTGGCCGTCACCACGCTAGAAATTTGGCAGAGATCGCCGCCGCGGGACGTGTCGAAATGATCGGCATCTGCGATGCGGACGCCGCCACGGCTTCGCGTGTGGCGAACGATAATGGATGTTCGTCGTTTGCGGACTGGCGGTCACTGATCGGCAAGGTCGATATGGTATCGATCGCCACGCCGACCGAAACGCATTGCGAGATCGCGTGCGCATTCCTCGACGCCGGAGTTCATACCCTGGTCGAAAAGCCGATCGCTCTAACGCTTGCCGAATCCGATCGTATGATCGCCGCCGCCGCTGCGTCCGGTGCAAAGCTGATGGTCGGGCAACTCGAACGATTCAATCCGGCAATGGTCGCACTGCGGCCAAAGGTGGACAATCCGCTCTATTTTGAGATCCATCGCGTTTCACCGTTTCCAAACCGTTCGCTCGACGTTGATGTCGTTCTCGATGTAATGATCCACGACCTCGACGCGGTCCAGTGGCTTGTTGGAGCGGACGTCGCCGTTTCGGAGATACGTGCGGTCGGGATCCCTGTGATCTCTGACAAGGTGGACGCGGCCAATGCTCGGATCGAGTTTGCGAATGGAGCGGTCGCGAATATCACCGCATCGCGGATCGGTACGGAAAAGATCCGAAAGACACGGTTCTACCAGACCAATTCCTATGTCGTGCTGGATTACGCAACGAAATTTGCCTCGGTGACGTCCTTGAATCCGGAGGCTGCTCATCCGCTGCTCGGGATATCGATCGATCGGCTTAAGATCAATGACGTCGAGCCGCTCAGGGCAGAGATCGAGGCATTTTTCGACTCGATCGAAAGAGACGAACTGCCGCCCGTAACCGGCGAGGACGGCCGGCGAGCACTCGCCTTGGCGGTCGGAGTTTTGGAGAAGATCGAAAGCCACGCGTCAATGCTAAAACTAAAATGA
- a CDS encoding serine hydrolase produces MKIEAISDLLLGRIDAGDFPSAVYLVAQNGAVVAHDAVGRAVVVPEEIDAQPDTIYDLASITKPLVTGLLSAILIDQGEISLDDRVADLLPDFAAADKNEITVGELLTHTSRLTAWLPLYLCADSPDDIVAEIADSAMLTDANSVTYSDLNYIALGRLIERVTGRTLDDAAIEMIFEPLSLNRTFFCPPSFYLRSTAASECGNGFERQTCERDFPQLPIKPNVLRSEMIWGEVHDGNAHFMGGVSGHAGLFSTADNVFQIAHQFLPEFSKLVSPETCGLFQRNFSPCANEHRSLGFQLATTPESTAGVKMSPESFGHLGFTGTSLWIDPVKERVFILLTNRTHHRDLPFVLLNSVRRQFHDLAIASLDAIS; encoded by the coding sequence ATGAAGATCGAAGCGATCTCAGATCTCCTGCTTGGGCGGATCGACGCCGGCGACTTTCCGTCGGCGGTCTATTTGGTAGCGCAGAACGGTGCCGTCGTCGCCCACGATGCAGTTGGGCGCGCGGTCGTCGTGCCGGAGGAGATCGACGCGCAGCCCGATACGATATATGATCTCGCCAGCATCACAAAGCCGCTGGTTACCGGCCTGCTCAGTGCCATTCTGATCGACCAGGGCGAGATATCACTGGATGACCGCGTTGCGGACCTTCTGCCGGATTTTGCTGCGGCGGATAAAAATGAGATCACCGTTGGGGAACTGCTGACGCACACATCTCGGCTCACCGCTTGGCTGCCGCTATATTTATGTGCCGATTCGCCGGACGATATCGTGGCTGAGATCGCTGATTCTGCGATGCTAACGGACGCCAACTCGGTCACCTACAGCGACCTCAATTACATCGCACTCGGTCGACTGATCGAACGCGTAACCGGCCGGACGCTGGATGACGCAGCGATCGAAATGATCTTTGAGCCGCTTTCGCTTAACCGCACATTTTTTTGTCCGCCGAGCTTCTACCTTCGCTCGACCGCCGCCAGCGAATGCGGAAACGGTTTCGAAAGGCAGACGTGCGAGCGTGACTTCCCGCAGTTGCCGATCAAGCCCAATGTACTGCGGAGTGAAATGATCTGGGGCGAGGTTCACGACGGAAACGCTCATTTTATGGGTGGTGTCTCAGGTCACGCAGGCTTGTTTTCGACGGCGGACAATGTCTTTCAGATCGCACACCAGTTTTTGCCCGAATTTTCAAAGCTCGTTTCGCCTGAGACCTGCGGCCTTTTTCAACGCAATTTCTCGCCGTGTGCCAATGAGCATCGATCCCTCGGATTTCAGCTTGCGACAACGCCGGAGTCGACCGCGGGCGTAAAAATGTCGCCCGAGAGCTTTGGCCATCTGGGGTTTACGGGCACCAGTCTATGGATCGATCCGGTCAAGGAAAGGGTCTTTATTCTGCTTACAAACCGGACCCATCACCGCGATCTGCCGTTCGTTTTGCTCAACTCGGTGCGGCGTCAATTCCACGATCTGGCCATCGCGTCGCTTGATGCAATTTCTTAG
- a CDS encoding VWA domain-containing protein — MKKIALGILFFGLSVSVAMAQSTNSTRPRVATTPAPPTIYNDSESRSAGGPPVLQGGRNAPSPKPDASPTPDIFDENEVIKVETNLVTMPVSVLDRDGRFISGLRQQDFKIFENGVEQKVDYFQSVEQPFTVVLLIDVSPSTQFRIDEIQQAAITFVDKLRPADRVMVISFDQNVNVLCPPTNNRYQLRDAIRQAQFGDGTGLYEAVDYAINQELRQIRGRKAVVLFTDGVDTTSKRATSQSTIKDTEEVDALFYTIRYDTSRDMGGGQTFPQSRPRGRGGRVTLADILAGILVGGNVNVGSGGRGGGGRGSGGGEYDMGRKYLEALAASSGGRAFEASSLLNIDAAFSGIAEELRRQYSLGYYPDVVGKVGDRKQIKIRVMRQDVVVRAKNSYIVGQTNRTLAGK, encoded by the coding sequence ATGAAGAAAATTGCCCTTGGAATCCTATTTTTCGGCCTTTCGGTAAGCGTTGCGATGGCTCAGTCGACCAATTCGACACGGCCGCGAGTTGCTACGACGCCGGCACCGCCGACAATTTACAACGACTCCGAATCCAGAAGTGCCGGCGGCCCACCCGTTTTGCAAGGCGGTCGCAATGCTCCGTCACCGAAGCCGGACGCGAGTCCAACGCCGGACATTTTTGACGAAAACGAGGTGATCAAGGTCGAGACCAATCTGGTGACGATGCCGGTTTCCGTTCTCGATCGCGACGGCCGCTTTATATCGGGTCTTCGTCAGCAAGATTTTAAGATTTTCGAGAATGGCGTTGAGCAGAAGGTCGATTATTTTCAGTCGGTCGAGCAACCGTTCACCGTGGTTTTATTGATCGACGTGAGCCCTTCGACTCAATTTCGTATTGATGAGATACAGCAGGCGGCGATCACGTTCGTTGACAAGCTTCGTCCGGCTGACCGCGTGATGGTGATATCTTTTGACCAGAACGTCAATGTCTTGTGTCCTCCGACCAATAATCGCTACCAGCTTCGTGATGCGATCCGCCAAGCTCAGTTCGGCGACGGTACCGGTCTGTACGAGGCCGTCGATTACGCCATTAATCAGGAGCTCCGCCAGATACGCGGGCGAAAGGCCGTGGTGCTTTTTACTGACGGCGTTGATACAACCTCGAAAAGGGCGACGTCTCAGAGCACGATCAAGGATACCGAGGAGGTCGATGCCCTTTTTTACACCATCCGCTACGATACGTCCCGCGATATGGGCGGCGGCCAGACATTCCCGCAAAGTCGGCCGAGGGGCAGAGGCGGCCGTGTTACGCTTGCCGACATCCTCGCCGGCATCCTGGTCGGAGGCAATGTCAATGTCGGCTCAGGCGGTCGTGGCGGCGGCGGTCGGGGTAGCGGTGGCGGCGAATATGATATGGGCCGCAAGTATCTCGAGGCTCTGGCCGCCAGTAGCGGTGGTCGTGCATTCGAAGCATCGTCACTGCTGAATATCGATGCCGCATTTTCGGGAATTGCCGAAGAACTTCGCCGCCAGTACTCACTCGGGTATTATCCGGATGTGGTCGGCAAGGTCGGCGACCGTAAACAGATCAAGATCCGAGTGATGCGTCAGGACGTAGTCGTCCGGGCGAAAAACAGTTACATCGTCGGCCAGACCAATCGCACACTGGCAGGAAAGTGA
- a CDS encoding VWA domain-containing protein, which translates to MSRRIVNIFLLAAMFAVGVASAQSGRVNPVGNGRLNERPPAAQPSPTPAETAPDPSSATAADDEIIKVETQLVSVPIRVMDKKGRFVEGLTREDFKVYEDGVEQQIALFANENEPFTVALVLDMSYSTTFKIAEIQSAAIAFIDQLRPQDKVMVISFDQDVHMLCEATSDRASIYRAIKRTRISTGTSLYEAVDLTINDRMRSIRGRKAIILFTDGVDTTSRRVHDRNNLDDAMELDSLIYTIRYDTFADVQAMKNGSVIGKPTIRSPLPPVGGDPSGFPVPSSGSPGNRGTTAEEYRRAEEYLEALAARTGGRRYDATTLGNLAAAYSKIASELREFYSIGYYPANERVAGKRAIVKVKTNRPGTVVRAREGYMIRRDRSKR; encoded by the coding sequence ATGTCGAGACGAATCGTCAACATATTTCTGCTTGCCGCGATGTTCGCGGTCGGCGTAGCGTCGGCTCAATCGGGCCGCGTTAATCCGGTTGGAAACGGGCGTTTGAATGAACGGCCGCCGGCGGCCCAGCCATCGCCGACTCCTGCGGAAACTGCTCCCGATCCATCGTCGGCCACGGCGGCCGACGACGAAATCATCAAAGTCGAAACACAGCTCGTTTCGGTCCCGATCCGCGTGATGGACAAGAAAGGCCGTTTTGTCGAGGGCCTTACCCGCGAAGACTTTAAGGTATATGAGGACGGCGTCGAGCAGCAGATCGCCCTTTTCGCTAATGAGAACGAACCGTTCACGGTCGCTCTGGTGCTTGATATGAGTTATTCGACGACATTCAAGATCGCCGAGATCCAATCGGCGGCGATAGCCTTTATTGACCAACTGCGGCCGCAAGATAAGGTGATGGTGATCTCGTTTGACCAGGACGTGCATATGCTCTGCGAGGCGACCAGCGACCGGGCGTCGATCTATAGGGCGATCAAACGAACGCGGATATCGACCGGCACCAGCCTGTACGAAGCGGTCGATCTGACGATAAATGACCGTATGCGGAGCATCCGCGGCCGCAAGGCGATAATTCTGTTTACGGATGGTGTCGACACCACCAGTCGGCGTGTCCACGACCGTAATAATCTCGATGACGCGATGGAGCTCGATTCGCTGATCTATACGATCAGGTACGATACCTTCGCAGACGTTCAGGCAATGAAAAATGGTTCGGTCATCGGCAAACCCACGATCCGGAGCCCTTTGCCGCCGGTCGGCGGCGACCCGTCGGGTTTCCCGGTTCCAAGCTCCGGGTCGCCCGGCAATCGCGGAACGACGGCTGAAGAATATCGACGAGCTGAGGAATATCTCGAAGCTCTCGCTGCACGCACTGGCGGCAGGCGATACGATGCCACGACGCTCGGCAACCTTGCCGCCGCATATTCTAAGATAGCGAGCGAGTTGCGCGAATTTTATAGTATTGGATATTATCCGGCGAACGAACGCGTTGCCGGCAAACGAGCGATCGTTAAGGTCAAGACCAACCGCCCCGGCACCGTTGTCAGAGCACGCGAAGGGTATATGATCCGGCGCGATCGCTCAAAACGTTAA
- a CDS encoding glucose-1-phosphate adenylyltransferase gives MGQYDNVVAVVLGGGAGSRLFPLTHERSKPAVPLGGTYRLIDVPVSNCINSDITQIFVLTQYNSASLNRHISRTYRFSSFTTGFVEVLAAEQTKDNPEWFQGTADAVRQMLPHLRDWKVDTLLILSGDHLYRMDYRKFLDRHFSTGADLTVSVVPCRPDEAEEFGLLKTDASGAIHEFKEKPKGDDLEQMRVDTTNFGLDSEEAAKRPYLASMGIYVFNYNKLVDLLKTDRTWVDFGREIIPAAINNFNVQAYLFDGYWEDIGTIKAFYEANLDLAAPLPKFNFFDTEAPIYTRSRYLPPSKLHDCDIDNSMVSEGCILNGVTARRSIIGLRCRIDHGTTIEESIIMGSDFLESIEEMCEMIAQGKPAIGIGKDTVIKRAIIDKNVRIGNNVRLVNKDGIDHFDHESKWYYIRDGIIIVPKNAIIPDGTEI, from the coding sequence ATGGGTCAATACGATAATGTCGTTGCTGTAGTTCTCGGAGGCGGAGCAGGTTCGCGGCTTTTTCCGCTCACGCACGAACGGTCAAAACCGGCGGTTCCGCTTGGCGGGACTTATCGACTGATCGATGTGCCGGTCTCAAATTGTATCAATTCAGATATAACCCAGATATTTGTCCTTACGCAGTACAATTCGGCGTCGCTCAATCGACATATTTCGCGGACGTATCGATTTTCGAGCTTTACGACCGGTTTTGTGGAGGTATTGGCGGCCGAGCAGACCAAGGATAACCCCGAATGGTTTCAGGGCACTGCCGATGCCGTTCGTCAGATGTTGCCGCACCTGCGCGACTGGAAGGTGGATACACTGCTGATTCTGTCGGGCGACCATTTGTACCGAATGGACTACCGCAAGTTTCTGGATCGTCACTTCAGCACCGGTGCGGACCTGACCGTCTCGGTCGTGCCGTGCCGTCCCGATGAGGCAGAGGAATTTGGACTGCTGAAAACAGATGCGAGCGGAGCGATCCACGAATTTAAGGAAAAGCCGAAAGGCGACGACCTAGAGCAAATGCGGGTGGATACGACTAATTTCGGGCTCGACTCGGAGGAAGCGGCCAAACGCCCTTATTTGGCGTCGATGGGAATCTACGTTTTTAATTACAACAAGTTGGTCGATCTGCTCAAAACGGATCGCACCTGGGTGGACTTTGGCCGCGAGATCATCCCGGCGGCGATCAATAATTTTAATGTTCAGGCATATCTTTTCGACGGCTATTGGGAAGATATCGGGACGATCAAGGCATTTTACGAGGCCAATCTCGATCTGGCGGCACCGCTGCCAAAATTCAATTTTTTTGATACTGAGGCTCCCATCTACACCCGTAGTCGCTATCTGCCGCCGTCGAAATTGCACGATTGCGATATCGACAATTCGATGGTCAGCGAAGGCTGTATCCTAAACGGCGTAACGGCGAGACGGTCGATAATCGGGCTGAGATGCAGGATCGATCACGGGACGACGATCGAAGAATCGATCATAATGGGATCAGACTTTCTCGAATCGATCGAGGAGATGTGCGAGATGATCGCTCAGGGCAAACCTGCCATCGGCATCGGCAAAGACACCGTGATCAAGCGGGCCATCATCGACAAGAATGTGCGGATCGGTAACAACGTAAGGCTCGTGAATAAGGACGGGATCGACCATTTCGATCACGAGAGCAAATGGTACTATATCCGCGACGGCATCATCATCGTCCCTAAAAACGCGATCATTCCCGACGGCACCGAGATATAA
- a CDS encoding transglycosylase domain-containing protein, with product MWYWTKLLFIIFAGAVAVWIGYELITFPAISRLRTENPTTSSMIEFRISEARAEGKEPKKAMIWTPIEQISPNLQRAVLAGEDSRFFQHNGFDWDAIQAAWDEAVKEGEKEAKEEGDYDPNDWIPPMPSFKRGASTVTQQLSKNLFLSEDRNFLRKGREAVYTYFLERELTKKRILEIYLNIIEWGDGIYGAEAASRFYFKKSASDLTREDAAFLAAMIPSPLNVFNPAKNRKRVVRRQRVILRGMNSIKLAYSEK from the coding sequence ATGTGGTACTGGACCAAATTGCTTTTCATTATCTTTGCCGGGGCGGTCGCGGTGTGGATCGGGTACGAATTGATCACGTTTCCCGCTATTTCACGTCTGCGGACCGAGAATCCGACCACGTCGTCGATGATCGAATTTCGCATTTCCGAGGCCCGGGCCGAGGGCAAAGAGCCTAAGAAAGCGATGATCTGGACGCCGATCGAGCAGATCTCGCCAAATCTGCAAAGGGCCGTGCTTGCCGGCGAAGATTCCAGATTTTTTCAGCACAATGGTTTTGACTGGGACGCTATCCAGGCCGCGTGGGACGAGGCCGTCAAGGAAGGCGAAAAAGAAGCCAAAGAAGAGGGCGACTATGACCCGAACGACTGGATCCCGCCGATGCCCAGTTTCAAACGCGGTGCATCGACCGTCACGCAGCAGCTTTCCAAAAACCTTTTTCTTTCCGAAGATCGCAATTTCCTTAGAAAGGGCAGGGAAGCCGTCTATACCTATTTTCTCGAACGGGAATTGACCAAAAAACGTATTCTCGAGATATATCTGAACATCATCGAGTGGGGCGACGGCATCTACGGAGCCGAGGCCGCTTCGCGGTTCTATTTCAAGAAAAGTGCGTCGGACCTGACCCGCGAAGACGCCGCATTCCTCGCCGCTATGATCCCGAGTCCGCTCAACGTCTTTAACCCCGCCAAAAACCGAAAACGCGTAGTCCGCCGCCAACGCGTCATCCTCCGCGGAATGAACTCGATCAAACTCGCATACTCCGAAAAATAA
- a CDS encoding transposase, whose translation MFQVSRDNPAYYLTSVAHRRLPIFQTDEVKQIVCDAFDEARKSAGIMIFAYVIMPDHTHVLTDNAREMREVLRYLNGVSAKRLINYLKENGYESSIAKLRIQDRGKNHKHSVYEHHPNALRITGEDAFMQKVNYIQLNPVRAGLTEHPDDYLYSSSRQWHGNSLEIEPLITDHKQIKWRPAA comes from the coding sequence ATGTTTCAGGTATCCAGAGATAATCCCGCTTACTATCTAACCTCGGTGGCACACCGTCGTCTGCCGATCTTTCAAACGGATGAGGTTAAACAGATCGTCTGTGATGCATTCGACGAAGCGAGAAAATCGGCCGGAATTATGATTTTCGCCTATGTCATCATGCCCGATCACACTCATGTGTTGACGGACAATGCACGCGAGATGAGAGAAGTATTGCGTTACCTGAACGGCGTTTCGGCAAAGCGTTTGATTAATTATCTAAAAGAGAATGGTTACGAAAGTTCGATTGCCAAACTCCGTATACAAGATCGCGGGAAAAATCATAAACATTCGGTTTACGAACATCACCCAAACGCACTTCGGATAACGGGCGAAGACGCATTTATGCAAAAGGTCAATTATATTCAGCTAAATCCTGTTCGAGCCGGTTTGACCGAGCATCCTGATGATTATCTATATTCGAGTTCGCGACAATGGCACGGAAACTCGTTGGAAATCGAACCTCTAATAACCGATCACAAACAGATCAAATGGAGACCGGCGGCATAG